In the genome of Vibrio sp. 16, one region contains:
- a CDS encoding DUF6500 family protein, with product MRTSLREKVIAVCNKKIAQKGDNVGVSFYAFFANKNDDPELLMEAATWWIQTHKLDHFEKAHKIIEMVEAGK from the coding sequence ATGCGAACATCACTTAGGGAAAAGGTCATTGCAGTCTGCAACAAGAAAATCGCGCAGAAAGGCGATAATGTCGGCGTCTCATTCTATGCATTTTTTGCTAACAAGAATGATGACCCAGAGTTACTAATGGAAGCAGCTACTTGGTGGATTCAAACCCACAAACTCGATCATTTTGAAAAAGCACATAAGATTATCGAAATGGTCGAAGCGGGGAAATAG
- a CDS encoding efflux RND transporter permease subunit has translation MIRFFAKHPTAANLLMLTLLLLGITSLSNIKRETFPEFDPPYIMAGVVYPGASPLEVEESICVRMEDAVDGLANIEETQCEAVEGSARLILKLNEKADISRMLVDVQTQINAINDFPQEIESPVVQELDWNEPVVDVAITADTTWPELKAYAEQLKRTLKLDYDVSLVDVAGFSDHQYRVELDTQAIRQLGLSVGDIAEQIGRQNVKLPSGNIETPDKHFLIRFDERRITPEALETIVVGSGPNGSLIRLKDIATITDRFELDEQKVLFDGHPSALLKISKNKEDDALRIKERVSQFVLDQQAIAPDGVTLELTNDLSSVLWDRLTMMVSNGWQGIVLVFATMWLFFSLRYSFWVAAGLPVAFLGGLFLMAQLGLSINIMSLVGLLMAIGIMMDDAIVIAESIAAHLDRGEEIDNAVIKGVKKVLPGVISSFLTTVCIFGSLLFLQGEMGAVLKAVPQVLILVLTLSLVEAFLILPNHLSHSLHKEKREKSPAKFKKKLLDGFENFRNTKLVSAVDKVVEYRYAFIGGVITLLLISVATIVGGILKFQPFPELDGDIAEARIILPPGSSLSQTEYVVEKIVASAEKLGKQWSIEKENGTPLVEHITSQFNANADANESGPHIATVRLDLLGAESRNTLIDEFISAWRADVGELAQPISLVFKQPTMGPGGRAIEIRAKHDDLEALKAASIDIQQYLNEFDGVHGVLDDMRMGKEEVLVKLRPGAETYGVNGQLIASQLRAAFFGQTADEIQVGVENISIEVRLDKVQAGDLQQLANFPIIMPDGSQIPLASIATLDFQRNYVRIQRIDGLRTISVFGDTDNTKANSTAIIRQFQQEEAPKLLKKYPGLRFDFEGEAKDTAETGASMGKGFALGLFGVFAILSYQFRSYLEPFVVMLAIPLAFIGVVWGHILLGHSLSMPSMMGFVSLAGIVVNDSILLVQYIRHHVDEGDSVHDSVVKASRERFRAVFLTSMTTAAGLLPLLTETSLQAQVIQPLVISIVFGIFASTLLVLFMIPAAYAILADFGLVHKHEEI, from the coding sequence ATGATTCGCTTCTTTGCCAAACACCCAACGGCAGCCAACTTGCTGATGCTGACTTTGCTGCTCCTTGGTATTACCTCATTGTCCAATATCAAACGCGAAACCTTCCCCGAGTTTGATCCTCCGTACATCATGGCGGGAGTGGTCTACCCGGGAGCCTCCCCGCTAGAAGTGGAAGAGAGCATCTGTGTGCGTATGGAAGACGCCGTTGATGGGCTAGCCAATATTGAAGAGACCCAATGTGAAGCGGTCGAGGGCTCAGCTCGATTAATACTGAAGCTCAATGAAAAAGCCGATATCAGCAGGATGCTCGTCGATGTCCAAACGCAAATTAACGCAATCAACGACTTCCCTCAAGAAATTGAGTCGCCCGTCGTTCAAGAGTTAGATTGGAACGAACCTGTTGTTGATGTGGCGATTACCGCAGACACTACTTGGCCAGAACTCAAAGCGTACGCAGAGCAGCTTAAGCGAACGTTAAAGCTCGATTACGATGTCTCCTTGGTCGATGTAGCAGGCTTTTCTGACCATCAATATCGAGTCGAACTCGACACTCAGGCAATTCGTCAGCTCGGGTTAAGCGTCGGTGATATTGCTGAGCAAATTGGGCGTCAAAATGTCAAATTACCCAGCGGTAATATTGAAACGCCCGATAAGCACTTTCTAATTCGATTTGATGAACGTCGTATAACACCTGAAGCGCTAGAAACCATTGTTGTTGGTTCGGGCCCAAATGGCTCTCTCATTCGCCTCAAAGACATTGCCACCATTACAGACCGCTTTGAGCTTGATGAACAAAAGGTGCTGTTTGATGGTCATCCGTCCGCCCTGCTGAAAATCAGTAAAAATAAAGAAGATGACGCGCTGCGAATCAAAGAGCGAGTCTCCCAGTTTGTTCTCGACCAACAGGCCATCGCTCCCGATGGTGTCACGTTAGAACTGACCAATGACCTATCCTCTGTCCTTTGGGATCGTCTCACCATGATGGTCAGCAACGGCTGGCAGGGTATTGTCTTGGTGTTTGCGACCATGTGGCTTTTCTTTAGCCTACGCTACTCTTTTTGGGTGGCAGCAGGATTGCCAGTTGCCTTTTTAGGTGGCTTGTTCCTAATGGCGCAACTAGGACTGTCGATTAACATCATGTCTTTAGTCGGGTTGCTCATGGCGATTGGTATCATGATGGATGACGCCATTGTGATTGCCGAATCGATCGCTGCCCACCTAGACAGAGGAGAAGAGATAGACAATGCGGTTATCAAAGGCGTTAAAAAAGTACTCCCGGGCGTTATTTCATCGTTCTTAACGACGGTATGCATCTTCGGCAGCTTACTCTTTTTACAAGGGGAAATGGGCGCGGTGCTCAAGGCGGTGCCTCAAGTTCTCATTTTGGTCCTCACTCTCAGCCTTGTGGAAGCCTTTTTGATTCTGCCAAACCACCTTTCTCATTCACTTCACAAAGAGAAGCGAGAAAAATCACCCGCTAAATTCAAGAAGAAACTGCTCGATGGCTTTGAGAATTTTCGTAATACCAAACTGGTGTCCGCGGTGGATAAAGTGGTCGAGTATCGCTACGCCTTTATTGGTGGCGTGATTACCCTGTTACTGATTTCGGTGGCAACGATAGTCGGCGGAATACTCAAGTTTCAGCCGTTCCCGGAACTCGACGGCGACATCGCTGAGGCGCGCATCATTTTGCCTCCAGGCTCTTCGCTCTCGCAAACCGAATACGTGGTAGAAAAAATCGTTGCATCGGCCGAGAAGCTCGGCAAACAGTGGAGTATAGAAAAAGAAAACGGCACGCCTTTGGTTGAGCACATCACAAGCCAGTTCAACGCCAATGCCGATGCCAATGAATCTGGACCTCACATCGCAACGGTTAGGCTAGACCTGCTGGGTGCGGAAAGTAGAAACACCCTTATCGACGAGTTTATCTCCGCATGGCGAGCAGATGTCGGAGAGCTAGCGCAGCCGATTTCTTTGGTGTTTAAGCAACCCACAATGGGCCCCGGTGGTCGCGCCATTGAGATTCGAGCCAAGCATGACGATCTTGAAGCATTGAAAGCAGCCTCGATTGATATCCAGCAATATTTGAACGAGTTTGATGGTGTTCATGGCGTGCTCGATGACATGCGCATGGGCAAAGAAGAAGTCTTAGTCAAATTAAGACCGGGCGCAGAGACCTATGGTGTCAATGGTCAGCTCATCGCGAGCCAGCTCAGAGCCGCCTTCTTTGGCCAAACCGCGGATGAAATCCAAGTTGGCGTTGAGAACATTTCCATCGAAGTTCGTTTGGATAAAGTACAAGCTGGTGACTTACAACAGTTGGCAAACTTCCCAATCATAATGCCAGATGGTAGCCAAATTCCTCTGGCGTCGATTGCAACGCTCGATTTTCAGCGTAACTATGTGCGTATTCAACGTATCGATGGCCTACGTACCATCAGCGTGTTTGGCGATACCGACAATACAAAAGCCAACTCGACCGCTATCATTCGCCAATTCCAGCAAGAAGAAGCCCCTAAGCTACTTAAGAAGTATCCTGGGTTACGTTTCGACTTTGAAGGTGAGGCAAAAGACACCGCGGAAACGGGCGCATCCATGGGTAAAGGCTTCGCATTGGGACTGTTCGGCGTATTTGCCATTCTTAGCTACCAATTCCGCAGCTATCTTGAACCTTTTGTTGTGATGCTGGCCATTCCTCTTGCCTTTATTGGCGTGGTCTGGGGCCATATCCTTCTTGGCCACTCGCTGAGTATGCCAAGCATGATGGGATTTGTGTCTCTGGCTGGTATCGTGGTCAACGACTCCATATTATTGGTGCAATATATAAGGCATCACGTTGATGAAGGGGACAGCGTTCATGACTCTGTGGTTAAAGCCAGCAGAGAACGGTTTAGAGCGGTATTTTTAACCTCGATGACAACAGCGGCGGGGCTATTACCTTTGCTAACAGAGACAAGTTTACAGGCTCAGGTGATTCAGCCTCTGGTGATTTCCATTGTCTTTGGTATCTTCGCCTCGACACTCCTCGTCCTGTTTATGATCCCAGCAGCCTATGCGATTTTGGCTGACTTCGGCCTCGTTCATAAACATGAGGAGATTTAA
- a CDS encoding efflux RND transporter periplasmic adaptor subunit, which translates to MKINKKLLFFPALAVGVIALVTAIKMKPQLPVKPAGDRARIVETIPLELRASAPLAIGFGKVEPKVEWKAIAEVSGRVVYRNPMLQKGQVLQAGTEVIRIDPLDYELKLVQAQADLKSAQTSLAKLSQEEANLKQTLKIEKNRLAIANKELERKQNLRKKGLTSQSDVDQQTQSALSQRKIVLDIENQIGLMPDEKRVAQALVKVNGSKVEEAQRSLEKTIITLPYDLRIAEVDIEQDQVVNQQQTMIVAHGINTMEVEAQLSIHDMHTLASSLGEFERDTSGIPKPDTSFINARIELNSGNVTATWPAKVSRISETVDPNQATAGVILEITQDYRALNPASAPPLVNGMFVRAYIEGQANPNWVIPERALHGNKVYLLNDLNQLDIRPVEVLYRRDNQVIIDGDFEQGEKLILNDLLPAIEGMQLKEATAEEPSV; encoded by the coding sequence ATGAAAATCAATAAGAAACTTCTGTTCTTTCCCGCCCTTGCTGTGGGAGTTATCGCACTGGTCACAGCGATAAAAATGAAACCTCAATTGCCAGTCAAACCCGCTGGCGACCGCGCACGAATCGTTGAAACCATACCACTTGAGCTGCGTGCTAGCGCCCCACTCGCGATTGGCTTTGGAAAAGTTGAGCCTAAAGTGGAATGGAAAGCGATCGCCGAAGTGTCGGGAAGAGTCGTATACAGAAATCCGATGCTACAAAAAGGTCAAGTACTCCAAGCCGGTACTGAAGTCATTCGTATCGACCCGCTCGACTACGAGCTCAAACTGGTTCAAGCTCAAGCTGATCTCAAATCTGCCCAAACCTCTTTAGCTAAGCTAAGCCAAGAAGAAGCCAACCTAAAGCAAACGCTAAAAATTGAGAAAAACCGCCTCGCGATTGCTAATAAAGAGTTGGAGCGTAAGCAAAACCTGCGCAAAAAAGGGCTGACTTCTCAATCTGATGTTGACCAGCAAACCCAAAGTGCGTTGTCGCAACGTAAGATCGTGCTGGATATTGAAAATCAAATTGGTCTCATGCCCGATGAGAAAAGAGTGGCTCAAGCTTTGGTGAAAGTGAACGGTTCTAAAGTCGAAGAGGCGCAGCGCTCGCTAGAAAAAACCATCATCACTTTACCCTACGACCTGCGTATTGCAGAAGTAGACATCGAGCAAGACCAAGTGGTCAATCAACAGCAAACGATGATTGTCGCCCATGGCATCAACACCATGGAGGTGGAGGCGCAATTGTCCATTCACGACATGCATACGCTCGCGTCCAGCCTTGGCGAGTTCGAACGTGACACGTCGGGCATTCCCAAACCTGATACCTCCTTCATCAATGCGCGTATTGAGCTAAATAGCGGCAACGTTACCGCCACTTGGCCTGCGAAAGTCTCGCGTATCAGTGAAACCGTCGACCCAAATCAGGCGACTGCGGGCGTGATTTTAGAGATCACTCAAGACTACCGCGCTCTCAACCCAGCCTCTGCTCCACCACTGGTTAACGGCATGTTTGTGCGTGCCTATATCGAAGGACAAGCCAACCCAAACTGGGTGATCCCTGAACGCGCACTGCATGGCAACAAAGTCTATCTATTGAATGATCTTAATCAGCTGGATATCCGCCCGGTGGAAGTGCTGTATCGCCGCGATAACCAAGTGATCATTGATGGCGATTTCGAACAAGGCGAAAAATTGATTCTGAATGATTTGCTTCCTGCAATTGAAGGAATGCAACTGAAAGAAGCCACCGCAGAGGAGCCAAGTGTATGA
- a CDS encoding TetR/AcrR family transcriptional regulator, which translates to MPPVHRKVGRPSEKTQARESLITQSRELFTVMPYEKVSTRLIAQRAGVNVAMIRYYFGSKEGLFEAMLRETMAPMQEQMAKLLANGSQANFLDIMRTYYREMIKVPQFPRLVMQVMNMSPSETQRKLLEKVFMDVTQPMQHLMFEKMTGGGILKPGADPKLCKVSYISLMVFPFIAPPAMLAIHGIELNQEFLDKLLEHNIEMMKFGFLNTQGIADENQ; encoded by the coding sequence ATGCCCCCCGTTCATCGAAAAGTCGGCAGGCCAAGCGAGAAGACGCAAGCACGAGAAAGCTTGATCACTCAATCTCGAGAGCTGTTTACCGTGATGCCTTACGAAAAAGTGTCAACGCGCTTGATCGCCCAGCGTGCTGGCGTCAATGTCGCCATGATTCGCTACTACTTTGGCAGTAAAGAAGGATTGTTCGAGGCAATGCTTCGCGAGACGATGGCGCCGATGCAAGAACAAATGGCCAAGTTACTCGCCAACGGTTCCCAAGCCAATTTCTTGGATATTATGCGTACCTATTACCGTGAAATGATCAAAGTGCCACAGTTTCCTCGCTTGGTGATGCAAGTCATGAACATGTCACCATCTGAGACGCAAAGGAAATTGCTTGAAAAAGTGTTCATGGATGTCACGCAGCCCATGCAGCACCTGATGTTTGAGAAAATGACTGGAGGTGGGATTCTCAAACCCGGCGCGGATCCGAAGCTGTGCAAAGTCTCTTACATTAGCTTGATGGTCTTTCCGTTTATCGCTCCTCCCGCGATGCTTGCCATTCACGGGATCGAACTCAATCAAGAATTCCTCGACAAATTACTCGAACACAATATTGAAATGATGAAATTTGGATTTCTCAATACGCAAGGTATCGCCGATGAAAATCAATAA
- a CDS encoding DUF6559 family protein — protein sequence MPIFRSFFKRRILRKMIAKMSPELIKGYGSREFYSCGQVIQTSKRVNASKRYLHYNVALFCNELDEQASEKLDLSQAELDKLRVELANKIFSGEEYTAMDILKLVAPSQWKGGAMEDDFSNRYGMNSRY from the coding sequence ATGCCGATATTTCGATCTTTTTTTAAACGCAGAATCTTACGTAAGATGATTGCAAAGATGTCACCTGAATTGATCAAAGGCTATGGTTCAAGAGAATTTTACTCTTGCGGACAGGTTATTCAGACTTCGAAACGAGTGAATGCCTCTAAACGTTACCTGCACTACAATGTTGCGCTTTTCTGCAATGAGCTTGACGAGCAAGCAAGTGAGAAACTCGACTTGAGTCAGGCTGAGCTTGACAAGCTACGTGTTGAACTGGCGAACAAGATTTTCTCAGGAGAAGAGTATACGGCAATGGACATACTCAAACTTGTTGCCCCATCCCAATGGAAAGGTGGGGCAATGGAAGACGACTTCTCCAATCGTTATGGAATGAACAGTCGATACTGA
- a CDS encoding BCCT family transporter, whose translation MSNLTQPMDGDSINATSAAANRSHTQHNAFFYKLELHNPVFWLSGTFLTAFVLLALFDAESLTGLVNQGFSLSTRYFGAFWQVLLLANFLIGLFMALSRLGDVRLGALSAPEIANSKWLAIVLCTLLAGGGVFWAAAEPIAHYVSQPPLFSHGTSPQNMAINALAQSFMHWGFLAWAILGGLSSIVLMHLHYEKGLPLKPRTLLYPVFGDRIHGVLGHIADACCIVAVAAGTIGPIGFLGLQISYALNSLFDVPDTFATQSIVILFAILAYTLSALSGLSKGIQIVSRYNVILAVLLVGYLLVFGPTGFIIDGYVQGIGRMVDNFFPMALYRNDSEWLSWWTVFFWGWFIGYGPMMAIFIARISRGRTLRQMILSISIAAPLITCFWFSVVGGSGLAFELESPGLISQAFEGFNLPAALLAITEQLPFATGISLLFLVLTTTFIVTTGDSMTYTISVVISGSTEPNGLMRCFWGVMMGIVAIALISVGSGGISALQSFIVITAVPVSFILLPSLWAAPTLANKMAKSQGLLR comes from the coding sequence ATGTCTAATTTAACGCAGCCAATGGATGGTGACAGTATCAACGCCACCAGTGCCGCTGCTAACCGCTCGCACACTCAACACAACGCGTTCTTCTACAAACTCGAACTGCATAACCCAGTATTTTGGTTAAGTGGTACGTTCCTCACTGCCTTTGTCTTGTTAGCACTGTTTGATGCAGAAAGTCTGACAGGGCTCGTAAACCAAGGTTTCTCTCTGTCAACTCGATACTTTGGTGCGTTCTGGCAAGTACTGCTGCTTGCGAACTTTCTGATTGGCTTATTCATGGCATTGAGCCGTTTAGGGGACGTTCGACTAGGCGCTCTATCTGCCCCTGAAATCGCCAACAGCAAGTGGCTTGCGATTGTGCTGTGCACACTGCTCGCAGGGGGCGGCGTATTTTGGGCGGCTGCAGAGCCTATCGCCCACTACGTTTCTCAGCCACCTCTGTTTTCACATGGCACCTCGCCACAGAATATGGCTATCAACGCTCTGGCTCAGTCGTTTATGCATTGGGGCTTTTTGGCTTGGGCAATACTTGGCGGCTTGTCGTCCATTGTGCTAATGCACCTGCACTACGAGAAAGGTTTGCCACTAAAGCCAAGAACTTTACTCTATCCCGTTTTCGGTGATCGCATTCATGGTGTCCTTGGCCATATTGCGGATGCCTGTTGTATTGTCGCTGTGGCAGCGGGAACCATCGGACCTATCGGGTTTCTTGGTCTGCAAATTAGCTACGCGCTCAATTCGCTTTTCGACGTTCCCGATACCTTTGCCACTCAAAGCATCGTGATACTCTTTGCCATTCTAGCGTATACGCTATCGGCACTGAGCGGACTTAGCAAAGGTATTCAAATTGTCAGCCGTTACAACGTCATTTTGGCAGTGCTTCTGGTTGGATACCTCTTGGTCTTTGGCCCTACTGGTTTCATCATCGATGGCTATGTACAGGGTATTGGACGCATGGTGGACAACTTTTTCCCAATGGCACTGTATCGAAATGACAGCGAATGGCTGAGTTGGTGGACGGTCTTCTTCTGGGGATGGTTCATCGGTTACGGCCCAATGATGGCCATTTTCATTGCTCGGATTTCACGAGGCCGCACTCTGCGCCAAATGATTTTGTCCATTAGCATCGCCGCCCCACTGATCACATGTTTTTGGTTCAGTGTTGTTGGGGGAAGTGGCTTAGCGTTTGAGCTCGAATCGCCTGGGCTAATTTCACAAGCATTTGAAGGGTTTAACTTGCCTGCAGCCTTGTTAGCGATTACCGAGCAACTGCCATTTGCTACAGGGATTTCCCTGCTATTTTTGGTACTCACCACCACCTTTATTGTGACAACAGGTGATTCGATGACTTACACCATCTCTGTTGTGATTTCTGGCTCAACGGAACCAAACGGCTTGATGCGCTGCTTTTGGGGTGTGATGATGGGGATCGTCGCGATCGCGTTGATTTCGGTCGGTTCTGGCGGAATCTCAGCTTTGCAATCGTTTATCGTGATTACCGCAGTTCCCGTATCATTTATTCTGTTACCGAGTCTTTGGGCTGCTCCAACACTCGCAAATAAAATGGCTAAATCACAAGGGCTACTGCGATAG